One segment of Nothobranchius furzeri strain GRZ-AD chromosome 13, NfurGRZ-RIMD1, whole genome shotgun sequence DNA contains the following:
- the rsf1a gene encoding remodeling and spacing factor 1 isoform X6 has protein sequence MAAPAVVTNSGPPLCPSFAEVCSFMERYGPALDLPELTFLQMERYLRDTSAGERRWKEKESCDTDRRGHHHHVPKPLVELHVKLLRKLGRSVTTDRWEKYLAKVCQELNSTWAWELEQKGYQEMSMECKSSILKYLCECQFDENLKFKTFVNDEDPEKMRLQPVGRDRQGLMYWLQLDHEQNIRLFTEEQDDLDGSTWKCIVRTRNDLAEAVELLRAQVGPNQSRNQNQAGSRSNSPAAKDTAAGEGESGLCCSKPPQTSEERSHTEEERLKEDVKRDDATPIKLEDMEVKEKTELRPAAFDNRVSTITAIKQELKDEAQNAVPVVMAPSVVLTKVNLVEEAERAVVRSNQQAKIPLKKRDLKLADSFHSNHLSNSSSIIVCNPAVIHSQDGREKAPPGSPASSQQQLLVSAQRQELTNGRASHLPLKEGQNGVVGVKGQAGAVSHVGVIRGPSEYHRATGAEQQEQNGPSPELHRTRVVEEDKELTRKSVLVRKGPPEGGATPAPPFLPPHAGMGDEKLLKQSSCQPDGAPEASERSADSVGITSPSATPQPRRRQEENRDKAATKESEETRDAGSPQQKDEDPRVTGEKVVESSSSVSSVKRGGGLNGRVSTKNLQFGSEPKQNPLEEVSSELQKEGIRLKIKIPPHRRNKLRRKGGKAREPEEQEEGRSLRRSVRICRSSALPSCRLSAKVAESQRKKLQTKPALPVRTREVEEEDEGDEEEPRRTCGPAGKLRKRRGKRRHGRPRWTVVRSKRRRPDEDLQDSGRTAGEEEEEEEEEGGSHSEEELYKSEEVPREDACTHCGLPNHPELILLCDSCDGGYHTACLRPPLMLIPDGEWFCPPCQHKMLCEKLEEQLQNLDSALKKRERAERRRERLVYVGISVENIIPEGDEEEEEEKTEKQKDSKKSKNLGRRSTRTRKHISYRFDDFDDAIDEAIEEDIRDLCGGAGRGNDITAVLPEDGKQSQQPVRNQSRSARSRKRRRLNDLESDSTAVESEDEFMLSNSSEDEEFGASGAEDDGEEEGDEEAGSEVGSWDRGTRPKRGPKNKPKRTRHRGRKWQQRRSSEDEDSDVELDSDRYSDMSDSDAERKRRGLRRGQRQQVNYRETSESSDNSRASSVREKVKRRGRPRKEHLSSDYSDVSPSSRDSEGDEEEEDDQKRRVSQRRREDGDESRKRHRDQMDVGEKGRRLKRRQLEKEEDKDQRKRLMRTDRKEEDPDKMGRGKRRERLSQQRRKRLAQMLKKRRPSTDEEEEEEESEEDSSSSDDRPIRKRLNRIDSDDEEEEEPKMMNKKSSVGERWAENTNSDAQERGRGQNLSPSNGHQTSRGQEKSGTGSPAVLRDRAGSGRKERHNRPLDLAEGGHSDSVQNGPRS, from the exons TCCCTAAACCTCTGGTGGAGCTCCACGTGAAGCTGCTCAGGAAGCTGGGGAGATCCGTGACCACTGACCGCTGGGAGAAGTACCTGGCCAAG GTTTGCCAGGAGCTGAACAGTACGTGGGCCTGGGAGCTGGAACAGAAGGGCTACCAGGAGATGTCGATGGAGTGCAAGTCCAGCATCCTAAAA TACCTGTGTGAGTGCCAGTTTGATGAGAACTTGAAGTTTAAGACGTTTGTGAACGACGAGGACCCAGAGAAGATGCGTCTGCAGCCAGTTGGTCGGGACCGGCAGGGCCTGATGTACTGGCTCCAACTGGACCATGAGCAGAACATCCGACTGTTCACGGAGGAGCAGGATGATCTGGACGGATCCACCTGGAAATGCATCGTCAG GACCCGGAATGACCTGGCCGAGGCTGTGGAGCTGCTGAGGGCTCAGGTTGGCCCAAACCAGAGTCGGAATCAGAACCAGGCAGGATCCAGGAGTAACAGCCCTGCAGCCAAGGACACGG CTGCAGGTGAAGGAGAGTCTGGACTCTGCTGCTCCAAACCGCCCCAGACCTCAGAAGAACGAAGCCACACGGAGGAGGAACGGCTTAAAGAAG ACGTGAAGCGGGACGACGCGACGCCCATCAAACTGGAAGACATGGAGGTGAAGGAGAAGACGGAGCTCAGACCCGCCGCCTTCGATAACCGTGTTAGCACCATCACCGCCATCAAACAGGAGCTCAAGGACGAGGCCCAGAACGCCGTGCCCGTTGTCATGGCGCCCAGCGTGGTTCTGACAAAAGTCAACCTGGTAGAAGAAGCAGAGCGAGCCGTTGTCAGGAGCAACCAGCAGGCCAAGATACCACTGAAGAAGAGGGATCTGAAGCTTGCCGATAGCTTCCATAGCAACCACCttagcaacagcagcagcatcatcgtcTGTAACCCCGCCGTGATCCACAGTCAAGACGGACGTGAAAAAGCACCTCCAGGAAGTCCAGCGTCCTCGCAGCAGCAGCTGCTCGTCTCCGCGCAGAGGCAGGAACTGACCAATGGCAGAGCTTCtcatctgcctctgaaggagggaCAAAACGGTGTCGTAGGGGTGAAAGGTCAGGCTGGAGCTGTCAGCCACGTCGGAGTCATCCGCGGCCCGTCTGAGTACCACCGAGCCACTGGTGCTGAGCAGCAGGAACAAAACGGGCCGAGCCCAGAACTCCACAGGACCAGGGTGGTGGAGGAGGACAAGGAGCTGACCCGGAAGTCCGTGCTGGTGAGGAAGGGACCTCCTGAAGGGGGGGCGACACCAGCACCTCCCTTTCTTCCTCCTCATGCAGGGATGGGGGATGAGAAGCTCCTAAAGCAGTCATCCTGTCAACCCGACGGAGCTCCTGAAGCCTCAGAAAGGAGCGCGGATTCTGTTGGGATCACCTCTCCGTCTGCAACGCCACAACCAAGGAGACGGCAGGAGGAGAACCGGGACAAAGCGGCTACGAAGGAGTCGGAGGAGACGAGGGATGCAGGAAGTCCTCAGCAGAAGGATGAGGATCCGAGGGTGACGGGAGAAAAAGTGGTGGAATCAAGCAGCTCGGTTTCATCTGTGAAACGGGGAGGGGGGCTGAACGGTCGAGTTAGCACCAAGAACCTCCAGTTTGGATCAGAACCTAAACAGAACCCTCTGGAGGAGGTGTCTTCAGAGCTCCAGAAGGAGGGAATCCGCTTAAAGATCAAGATTCCTCCTCACAGGAGAAACAAGTTAAGGAGAAAGGGAGGAAAGGCGCGAGAGCCAGAGGAGCAGGAGGAAGGGAGGTCTCTGAGGAGATCCGTGAGGATCTGCAG ATCCTCTGCTTTGCCAAGCTGCCGGCTGAGCGCAAAGGTGGCCGAGAGCCAGAGGAAGAAACTGCAGACAAAACCGGCTCTTCCCGTCCGAACCAGGGAGGTAGAGGAGGAGGACGAAGGTGATGAAGAGGAGCCACGCAGAACCTGTGGacctgctgggaaactcaggaaaCGAAGG GGGAAACGGAGACACGGCCGACCGCGGTGGACCGTCGTCCGCTCAAAGAGACGCAGACCTGACGAAGACCTGCAGGACAGCGGCAGGAcggcaggagaggaggaggaggaggaggaggaggagggaggcagCCATTCAGAGGAAGAGTTGTATAAATCAGAGGAGGTTCCCCGAGAAGACGCCTGCACTCACTGTGGCCTCCCCAACCACCCAGAACTG ATCCTGCTGTGTGACTCGTGTGATGGCGGATACCACACCGCCTGTCTGAGGCCACCGCTCATGCTGATCCCGGATGGAGAGTGGTTCTGTCCGCCGTGTCAGCAC AAGATGCTGTGTGAGAAGCTGGAGGAGCAGCTGCAGAACCTGGACAGCGCTctgaagaagagagagagagcagagcgGAG GAGGGAACGTCTGGTGTACGTAGGAATCAGTGTGGAGAACATCATTCCA GAGGGagacgaggaggaagaggaggagaaaacgGAAAAACAAAAAGATTCTAAGAAAAGCAAAAACTTGGGGAGGAGATCCACCAGAACCAGGAAGCACATCAGCTACAG GTTTGATGACTTTGATGATGCCATCGATGAAGCTATCGAGGAGGACATCAGAGACCTGTGTGGAG GAGCAGGAAGAGGAAATGACATCACCGCTGTCCTTCCAGAGGACGGGAAGCAGAGCCAGCAGCCCGTCAGGAACCAGAGCCGATCAGCCAGGAGCAGGAAGAGACGCCGCCTGAACGACTTAGAGAGCGACAGCACAGCGGTGGAGAGCGAAGACGAGTTCATGCTCAGCAACAG CTCCGAGGATGAGGAGTTTGGAGCATCAGGAGCCGAAGATGATGGGGAGGAGGAGGGAGATGAAGAAGCAGGCAGCGAGGTGGGCAGCTGGGACCGAGGGACCCGCCCCAAACGGGGGCCGAAGAATAAACCCAAGAGGACCCGCCACAGGGGCAGGAAGTGGCAacagagacgctcctcggaggaCGAGGACAGCGATGTAGAGCTGG ACTCCGATCGGTACAGTGACATGAGCGACAGCGACGCAGAAAGGAAAAGGCGGGGCCTGAGGCGGGGCCAGCGCCAGCAGGTCAACTATCGCGAAACCTCGGAGTCTTCGGACAACTCCAGAGCCTCCTCCGTGCGGGAGAAGGTGAAACGGCGAGGAAGACCGCGTAAGGAGCACCTCTCCAGCGATTATAGCGACG TGTCGCCTTCCTCCAGAGACTCCGAGGGCgacgaggaggaggaagatgaccaGAAAAGGAGAGTAAGCCAGAGAAGAAGAGAGGATGGAGACGAAAGCCGGAAAAGACACCGGGACCAGATGGATGTGGGAGAAAAAGGGAGGAGACTGAAGAGGAGGCAGCTGGAGAAGGAGGAGGACAAAGATCAGCGGAAGAGACTCATGAGGACGGACAGGAAGGAGGAAGACCCAGACAAGATGGGCAGAGGGAAGAGGAGGGAGCGGCTGTCACAGCAGCGGCGCAAACGACTTGCTCAGATGCTGAAGAAACGGCGGCCTTCCacagacgaggaggaggaggaggaagaatctGAGGAGGATTCTTCCTCTTCAGATGATCGTCCAATTCGGAAAAGACTCAACCGCATCGActctgatgatgaagaggaggaagaaccTAAGATGATGAATAAGAAGTCCTCAGTAGGTGAGAGGTGGGCAGAAAACACTAACAGTGATGCTCAGGAAAGGGGGCGGGGCCAAAATCTGTCCCCATCAAATGGACATCAGACCTCCAGAGGTCAAGAGAAGTCCGGGACTGGAAGTCCGGCTGTGCTGAGGGACAGAGCCGGCTCAGGCAGGAAGGAGAGGCACAACAGGCCCCTGGATCTGGCGGAGGGGGGGCACTCAGACTCAGTGCAGAACGGTCCGCGGTCATGA
- the rsf1a gene encoding remodeling and spacing factor 1 isoform X2, whose translation MAAPAVVTNSGPPLCPSFAEVCSFMERYGPALDLPELTFLQMERYLRDTSAGERRWKEKESCDTDRRGHHHHVPKPLVELHVKLLRKLGRSVTTDRWEKYLAKVCQELNSTWAWELEQKGYQEMSMECKSSILKYLCECQFDENLKFKTFVNDEDPEKMRLQPVGRDRQGLMYWLQLDHEQNIRLFTEEQDDLDGSTWKCIVRTRNDLAEAVELLRAQVGPNQSRNQNQAGSRSNSPAAKDTAAGEGESGLCCSKPPQTSEERSHTEEERLKEDVKRDDATPIKLEDMEVKEKTELRPAAFDNRVSTITAIKQELKDEAQNAVPVVMAPSVVLTKVNLVEEAERAVVRSNQQAKIPLKKRDLKLADSFHSNHLSNSSSIIVCNPAVIHSQDGREKAPPGSPASSQQQLLVSAQRQELTNGRASHLPLKEGQNGVVGVKGQAGAVSHVGVIRGPSEYHRATGAEQQEQNGPSPELHRTRVVEEDKELTRKSVLVRKGPPEGGATPAPPFLPPHAGMGDEKLLKQSSCQPDGAPEASERSADSVGITSPSATPQPRRRQEENRDKAATKESEETRDAGSPQQKDEDPRVTGEKVVESSSSVSSVKRGGGLNGRVSTKNLQFGSEPKQNPLEEVSSELQKEGIRLKIKIPPHRRNKLRRKGGKAREPEEQEEGRSLRRSVRICRSSALPSCRLSAKVAESQRKKLQTKPALPVRTREVEEEDEGDEEEPRRTCGPAGKLRKRRGKRRHGRPRWTVVRSKRRRPDEDLQDSGRTAGEEEEEEEEEGGSHSEEELYKSEEVPREDACTHCGLPNHPELILLCDSCDGGYHTACLRPPLMLIPDGEWFCPPCQHKMLCEKLEEQLQNLDSALKKRERAERRRERLVYVGISVENIIPEGDEEEEEEKTEKQKDSKKSKNLGRRSTRTRKHISYRFDDFDDAIDEAIEEDIRDLCGGAGRGNDITAVLPEDGKQSQQPVRNQSRSARSRKRRRLNDLESDSTAVESEDEFMLSNSSEDEEFGASGAEDDGEEEGDEEAGSEVGSWDRGTRPKRGPKNKPKRTRHRGRKWQQRRSSEDEDSDVELGERTSSSGMLTKTSLQDSDRYSDMSDSDAERKRRGLRRGQRQQVNYRETSESSDNSRASSVREKVKRRGRPRKEHLSSDYSDVSPSSRDSEGDEEEEDDQKRRVSQRRREDGDESRKRHRDQMDVGEKGRRLKRRQLEKEEDKDQRKRLMRTDRKEEDPDKMGRGKRRERLSQQRRKRLAQMLKKRRPSTDEEEEEEESEEDSSSSDDRPIRKRLNRIDSDDEEEEEPKMMNKKSSVGERWAENTNSDAQERGRGQNLSPSNGHQTSRGQEKSGTGSPAVLRDRAGSGRKERHNRPLDLAEGGHSDSVQNGPRS comes from the exons TCCCTAAACCTCTGGTGGAGCTCCACGTGAAGCTGCTCAGGAAGCTGGGGAGATCCGTGACCACTGACCGCTGGGAGAAGTACCTGGCCAAG GTTTGCCAGGAGCTGAACAGTACGTGGGCCTGGGAGCTGGAACAGAAGGGCTACCAGGAGATGTCGATGGAGTGCAAGTCCAGCATCCTAAAA TACCTGTGTGAGTGCCAGTTTGATGAGAACTTGAAGTTTAAGACGTTTGTGAACGACGAGGACCCAGAGAAGATGCGTCTGCAGCCAGTTGGTCGGGACCGGCAGGGCCTGATGTACTGGCTCCAACTGGACCATGAGCAGAACATCCGACTGTTCACGGAGGAGCAGGATGATCTGGACGGATCCACCTGGAAATGCATCGTCAG GACCCGGAATGACCTGGCCGAGGCTGTGGAGCTGCTGAGGGCTCAGGTTGGCCCAAACCAGAGTCGGAATCAGAACCAGGCAGGATCCAGGAGTAACAGCCCTGCAGCCAAGGACACGG CTGCAGGTGAAGGAGAGTCTGGACTCTGCTGCTCCAAACCGCCCCAGACCTCAGAAGAACGAAGCCACACGGAGGAGGAACGGCTTAAAGAAG ACGTGAAGCGGGACGACGCGACGCCCATCAAACTGGAAGACATGGAGGTGAAGGAGAAGACGGAGCTCAGACCCGCCGCCTTCGATAACCGTGTTAGCACCATCACCGCCATCAAACAGGAGCTCAAGGACGAGGCCCAGAACGCCGTGCCCGTTGTCATGGCGCCCAGCGTGGTTCTGACAAAAGTCAACCTGGTAGAAGAAGCAGAGCGAGCCGTTGTCAGGAGCAACCAGCAGGCCAAGATACCACTGAAGAAGAGGGATCTGAAGCTTGCCGATAGCTTCCATAGCAACCACCttagcaacagcagcagcatcatcgtcTGTAACCCCGCCGTGATCCACAGTCAAGACGGACGTGAAAAAGCACCTCCAGGAAGTCCAGCGTCCTCGCAGCAGCAGCTGCTCGTCTCCGCGCAGAGGCAGGAACTGACCAATGGCAGAGCTTCtcatctgcctctgaaggagggaCAAAACGGTGTCGTAGGGGTGAAAGGTCAGGCTGGAGCTGTCAGCCACGTCGGAGTCATCCGCGGCCCGTCTGAGTACCACCGAGCCACTGGTGCTGAGCAGCAGGAACAAAACGGGCCGAGCCCAGAACTCCACAGGACCAGGGTGGTGGAGGAGGACAAGGAGCTGACCCGGAAGTCCGTGCTGGTGAGGAAGGGACCTCCTGAAGGGGGGGCGACACCAGCACCTCCCTTTCTTCCTCCTCATGCAGGGATGGGGGATGAGAAGCTCCTAAAGCAGTCATCCTGTCAACCCGACGGAGCTCCTGAAGCCTCAGAAAGGAGCGCGGATTCTGTTGGGATCACCTCTCCGTCTGCAACGCCACAACCAAGGAGACGGCAGGAGGAGAACCGGGACAAAGCGGCTACGAAGGAGTCGGAGGAGACGAGGGATGCAGGAAGTCCTCAGCAGAAGGATGAGGATCCGAGGGTGACGGGAGAAAAAGTGGTGGAATCAAGCAGCTCGGTTTCATCTGTGAAACGGGGAGGGGGGCTGAACGGTCGAGTTAGCACCAAGAACCTCCAGTTTGGATCAGAACCTAAACAGAACCCTCTGGAGGAGGTGTCTTCAGAGCTCCAGAAGGAGGGAATCCGCTTAAAGATCAAGATTCCTCCTCACAGGAGAAACAAGTTAAGGAGAAAGGGAGGAAAGGCGCGAGAGCCAGAGGAGCAGGAGGAAGGGAGGTCTCTGAGGAGATCCGTGAGGATCTGCAG ATCCTCTGCTTTGCCAAGCTGCCGGCTGAGCGCAAAGGTGGCCGAGAGCCAGAGGAAGAAACTGCAGACAAAACCGGCTCTTCCCGTCCGAACCAGGGAGGTAGAGGAGGAGGACGAAGGTGATGAAGAGGAGCCACGCAGAACCTGTGGacctgctgggaaactcaggaaaCGAAGG GGGAAACGGAGACACGGCCGACCGCGGTGGACCGTCGTCCGCTCAAAGAGACGCAGACCTGACGAAGACCTGCAGGACAGCGGCAGGAcggcaggagaggaggaggaggaggaggaggaggagggaggcagCCATTCAGAGGAAGAGTTGTATAAATCAGAGGAGGTTCCCCGAGAAGACGCCTGCACTCACTGTGGCCTCCCCAACCACCCAGAACTG ATCCTGCTGTGTGACTCGTGTGATGGCGGATACCACACCGCCTGTCTGAGGCCACCGCTCATGCTGATCCCGGATGGAGAGTGGTTCTGTCCGCCGTGTCAGCAC AAGATGCTGTGTGAGAAGCTGGAGGAGCAGCTGCAGAACCTGGACAGCGCTctgaagaagagagagagagcagagcgGAG GAGGGAACGTCTGGTGTACGTAGGAATCAGTGTGGAGAACATCATTCCA GAGGGagacgaggaggaagaggaggagaaaacgGAAAAACAAAAAGATTCTAAGAAAAGCAAAAACTTGGGGAGGAGATCCACCAGAACCAGGAAGCACATCAGCTACAG GTTTGATGACTTTGATGATGCCATCGATGAAGCTATCGAGGAGGACATCAGAGACCTGTGTGGAG GAGCAGGAAGAGGAAATGACATCACCGCTGTCCTTCCAGAGGACGGGAAGCAGAGCCAGCAGCCCGTCAGGAACCAGAGCCGATCAGCCAGGAGCAGGAAGAGACGCCGCCTGAACGACTTAGAGAGCGACAGCACAGCGGTGGAGAGCGAAGACGAGTTCATGCTCAGCAACAG CTCCGAGGATGAGGAGTTTGGAGCATCAGGAGCCGAAGATGATGGGGAGGAGGAGGGAGATGAAGAAGCAGGCAGCGAGGTGGGCAGCTGGGACCGAGGGACCCGCCCCAAACGGGGGCCGAAGAATAAACCCAAGAGGACCCGCCACAGGGGCAGGAAGTGGCAacagagacgctcctcggaggaCGAGGACAGCGATGTAGAGCTGGGTGAGAGGACGTCCTCATCAGGAATGCTAACGAAAACGTCCCTCCAAG ACTCCGATCGGTACAGTGACATGAGCGACAGCGACGCAGAAAGGAAAAGGCGGGGCCTGAGGCGGGGCCAGCGCCAGCAGGTCAACTATCGCGAAACCTCGGAGTCTTCGGACAACTCCAGAGCCTCCTCCGTGCGGGAGAAGGTGAAACGGCGAGGAAGACCGCGTAAGGAGCACCTCTCCAGCGATTATAGCGACG TGTCGCCTTCCTCCAGAGACTCCGAGGGCgacgaggaggaggaagatgaccaGAAAAGGAGAGTAAGCCAGAGAAGAAGAGAGGATGGAGACGAAAGCCGGAAAAGACACCGGGACCAGATGGATGTGGGAGAAAAAGGGAGGAGACTGAAGAGGAGGCAGCTGGAGAAGGAGGAGGACAAAGATCAGCGGAAGAGACTCATGAGGACGGACAGGAAGGAGGAAGACCCAGACAAGATGGGCAGAGGGAAGAGGAGGGAGCGGCTGTCACAGCAGCGGCGCAAACGACTTGCTCAGATGCTGAAGAAACGGCGGCCTTCCacagacgaggaggaggaggaggaagaatctGAGGAGGATTCTTCCTCTTCAGATGATCGTCCAATTCGGAAAAGACTCAACCGCATCGActctgatgatgaagaggaggaagaaccTAAGATGATGAATAAGAAGTCCTCAGTAGGTGAGAGGTGGGCAGAAAACACTAACAGTGATGCTCAGGAAAGGGGGCGGGGCCAAAATCTGTCCCCATCAAATGGACATCAGACCTCCAGAGGTCAAGAGAAGTCCGGGACTGGAAGTCCGGCTGTGCTGAGGGACAGAGCCGGCTCAGGCAGGAAGGAGAGGCACAACAGGCCCCTGGATCTGGCGGAGGGGGGGCACTCAGACTCAGTGCAGAACGGTCCGCGGTCATGA